The DNA sequence GACGGTGGTCGAAATGCGGGAGTACTCGGTCTCGGACTGAGCGGCAGAGCCGCTGCAGCACTCCTGAAAAGAAGAGGATTTTCCGTCACCGGACTCGATGATCGATCAGATGTCGAACCCTGTGCAGCCTGCGACAGAATAATCACCGGAGACAGGATAATCAACAGCCTTGAATCACTTGACGGGCTTGTTATCAGTCCTGGTGTCAGTCCTGAATCAGAAATTCCCTCCAAGGCCAGCGAGATGGGGCTGCCGGTAATCGGTGAGATTGAACTCGCCTTTCGTCATACTGAGATCCCGGTAATCGCAGTTACCGGTTCAAACGGGAAAACGACCACCGTTGAATGGCTTGGTTACACTCTCCGCAAGGCTGGAGTCAAAGCCTGTGTTGCAGGGAATATGGGATATCCCTTCAGTACTGCTGTTCTGGAAAATAACGATGCCGAGTATTTCGTGCTTGAAGTCAGCAGTTACCAGTTACAGACTATCGAGATATTCCGTCCGTTCGCCGCAACGATACTCAATGTTACTCCCGATCATCTTCAGCGCCATGGTGATATTGAAAGTTACAGGAATGCAAAGACCGGGATTTTCATGAATCAACATGATACTGATGTCCTTGTACTTAACAGAGATGATCCGGGTTCGGTACCGCTTGCCGGCAGGACGATGGGTCTGGAGTGGTTCTTCGGAATTGGTAAAAGAGTTCGAGACGGAGCTTTCATTGAAGGTAATTCACTCTTCCTTGCAAGTTCCAGTGCAGAACGGTTTGTAATGGATATCAGAAAGATATCTCTGCCTGGCGCCCATAACCTTGCTAATGCGCTTGCTGTTGCATGTCTGGCGAAGAAAGCAGGATTGGAAGCAGGGGAGATGATTGAAGGTTTGGCTACTTTTCCAGGAGTACCTCATAGATTAGAAAGTGTAAGAAATATAAATGGTGTCGAATTTGTGAATGACTCCAAATCTACCAATCCTGATTCGCTCCTGGTCGCATTGAAGAGTTTTGATAATCCAATAATTCTCATAGCAGGTGGTCAGGTTAAGAAGGCCGACTACAGTGGCCTTGGACAGCTTATCAGAGATCGCGTTAATGTTCTGATACTCATTGGAGAGGCAGCTGCTGAATTCGAGGAAACGTGGGCTGGCTTAACCGAAGTATTCGTTGAGGGAGTTATGGAAAAGGCAATTGCCAGAGCGACAATTGTTGCAGACGAAGGTGATGTTGTGCTTCTTTCACCAGGCTGTGCCAGTTTTGATCAGTACAGGAATTTTGAGGAGCGTGGAGAGCATTTCAGAGATCTTGTGGAGGGCTTGAGTGAAACATGAGG is a window from the Candidatus Aegiribacteria sp. genome containing:
- the murD gene encoding UDP-N-acetylmuramoyl-L-alanine--D-glutamate ligase, producing MGYWTDGGRNAGVLGLGLSGRAAAALLKRRGFSVTGLDDRSDVEPCAACDRIITGDRIINSLESLDGLVISPGVSPESEIPSKASEMGLPVIGEIELAFRHTEIPVIAVTGSNGKTTTVEWLGYTLRKAGVKACVAGNMGYPFSTAVLENNDAEYFVLEVSSYQLQTIEIFRPFAATILNVTPDHLQRHGDIESYRNAKTGIFMNQHDTDVLVLNRDDPGSVPLAGRTMGLEWFFGIGKRVRDGAFIEGNSLFLASSSAERFVMDIRKISLPGAHNLANALAVACLAKKAGLEAGEMIEGLATFPGVPHRLESVRNINGVEFVNDSKSTNPDSLLVALKSFDNPIILIAGGQVKKADYSGLGQLIRDRVNVLILIGEAAAEFEETWAGLTEVFVEGVMEKAIARATIVADEGDVVLLSPGCASFDQYRNFEERGEHFRDLVEGLSET